The DNA segment GGCGACGATCGTCACCCGCAGCGCGACCTTGCCGGGGGCGAAGTCGTGCGGCGCGCTGTCTGCCTGGCCGGCGACCCGCTCCGTCCCTGCCTCCTCGCTGGTGCGCACCCCGAAGGGGAGCACCAGGAAGACGGAAAAGGTCCAAAAGAGGATGTAGATCGCCAGCGCGGACGTCCACCTCATGGCGCGTCAGACCTCCAGCAGCAGAACGTCGACGATCGGCTTCTTGCCGGTCCAGCGGGTGGCGCAGCGGCGCACCGCGAGGCGCACCTCCTCACGCAGCCGATCACGGTCGCGCGATCCGCCCTGCACCACTTCCGCCGCGGCGTCCTCCGCCTCGGCGATGAAGGCGGCGCGCTCTTCCTCCACGGGGATGCCCTGCAGCCGGATCTGCGGCGCACCAGCCAGCCGACCGCGATTGGTGACCGCAACGGCCACGGAGACCTGGCCGTGAAGACCGATCCGACGCCGCTCGTTGATGGTCGCCCCATCGGCGGGCAGGATCACGTCACCATCCAGCACCAGCCGCCCGACCGGCGCATGACCGATCTTTTCCGGCGCGCCGGGCGCGAGCCGCACCAGATCCCCATCCGTCTGCACGATCGTCTGCGGGATACCGCGCGACAGGCCGAAGCGGGCCTGCTCCATCAGGTGGCGCATCTCGCCATGAACCGGGACCAGCACGCGCGGGCGCAGCCAGCCATAGATCTGGGCGAGCTCCGGCCGCCCCGGATGGCCCGACACATGGACGTGTGCCTGCTTCTCCGTGATCATCTCAACGCCGCGGCCAGCCAGGATGTTCTGGATGCGGCCAATCGCCACCTCGTTGCCCGGGATCTGCTTGGAGGAGAAGATCACGGTATCGCCGGCATCCAGCTTGATCGGGTGCGAG comes from the Sphingomonas sp. OV641 genome and includes:
- a CDS encoding DUF1467 family protein, which encodes MRWTSALAIYILFWTFSVFLVLPFGVRTSEEAGTERVAGQADSAPHDFAPGKVALRVTIVATVLFVLFYANYIYGWITPDMIDMTKY